Within Thermoanaerobaculia bacterium, the genomic segment ACCGGAAGACGAACGGTCCCTTCAAGAAGATCGAGGACCTGATGGAGGTCAAGGGAGTCGGCGAGAAGCTCTTCGTGGTCCTCCGGCCGCATCTCACGGTTTCCGGCAACACGACGCTCACGCAGAAGATCAAGTCGACCGGCATGCGCTCCCGCGCCCGGACGAAAGCCGCGAAAGCGGCATGACCCATCGGGCCCGGCGGCGGCGGCGATCGTTCCCGCGCGCCGCCGGGCCCCCTTTTCGAGCCGACGATGAAAACGAACGGATTCTCCCTGGTCGAATCGCTCGCCGTCCTCGCGATCGGGGCGTCGGCGCTCCTGATCGCGATTCCGAGCGCCCAGGGCCTCTACTCGAGCGTACGGATCCACACCGCGGGACAGGAAGCCGCCATGACGTTTCGCGTCGCCCGGATGACCGCGATCAAGACCGGCCGCGAAGCCGCCGTTCGCATCGAGATCTTTCCCGCCGGGTACCGCCTCGGCGTGTATTCGGACGGGAACGGCAACGGCGTGCTCACGCGCGAGATCCTTTCGGGAAAGGACAAACCCGCTCCCGGGTCGCACGGCTGGGACCGCGGCGACGTCCGGATCGGAATTCTCCACGGCGTGCGCGTGCCCGATCCCTCGTCCCCGTCGAAGCCGCTCACCGGAATCGACGATCCGGTCCGGTTCAACCGCAGCAACATCTGTTCGTTCTCGCCGCT encodes:
- a CDS encoding GspH/FimT family pseudopilin; amino-acid sequence: MKTNGFSLVESLAVLAIGASALLIAIPSAQGLYSSVRIHTAGQEAAMTFRVARMTAIKTGREAAVRIEIFPAGYRLGVYSDGNGNGVLTREILSGKDKPAPGSHGWDRGDVRIGILHGVRVPDPSSPSKPLTGIDDPVRFNRSNICSFSPLGECTPGSLYLTDGRSRMAVVRVYNRTGRIRVLYYTAGARRWEAS